Proteins encoded in a region of the Clostridium beijerinckii genome:
- a CDS encoding helix-turn-helix transcriptional regulator gives MKLSPRQEEIVCLVKENAPITSEALAEKIGVTRAALRADLAVLTMIGTLDARPKVGYVYTGKTSNGLIYSNINKIKVSEIMSKPVTVSEDTMVYDAIVYLFLNDVGTLFIENNGVLTGAVSRKDFLKISIGGTDIHRVPVGVIMTRMPNIICANKNDNAYDLAKKIIEHEIDSIPVVEIIEKSDGKDQMKIIGKVSKTNITKLFVKIGENEN, from the coding sequence TTGAAATTATCACCTAGGCAAGAAGAAATAGTATGCTTAGTAAAAGAAAATGCACCTATAACTAGTGAAGCTCTTGCAGAAAAAATTGGAGTTACTAGAGCTGCGCTCAGGGCTGATTTAGCAGTACTGACTATGATAGGAACTTTGGATGCTAGACCTAAGGTAGGTTATGTATATACAGGAAAGACTTCTAATGGATTAATTTATTCAAATATTAACAAAATTAAAGTGTCCGAAATAATGTCAAAACCTGTAACTGTCAGTGAAGATACGATGGTATATGATGCAATCGTATACCTATTTCTCAATGATGTAGGGACATTATTTATAGAAAATAATGGGGTGCTTACAGGTGCAGTCTCTAGAAAAGACTTTCTCAAAATTTCAATAGGGGGGACTGATATACATAGGGTTCCTGTTGGAGTAATTATGACAAGAATGCCAAATATAATTTGTGCAAATAAGAATGACAATGCATATGATTTGGCTAAGAAAATTATTGAACATGAGATTGATAGTATTCCGGTTGTTGAAATAATAGAAAAGTCTGATGGAAAAGATCAGATGAAGATAATCGGAAAGGTTTCTAAGACTAACATAACAAAATTATTTGTTAAAATTGGAGAAAATGAGAATTAA
- a CDS encoding CotS family spore coat protein, whose product MGTEVLSLQESNLSPEIIKQNVLPYYNLQNSQISIIKFKDTDKQRAVYRVNYKEKNYCLKKVYYNLNDLLYVYSAIEWLYRNNIRVSKLLPTIDNNRFVSYRDMLFILTPWIEGEKCNFDNLDHVLISVRKLSEIHSVSRKFKPILGSSAKEGFEDYYISTLKHFEDLLKASNESFKYKDSFSRQFISSFDTNLRLAKLSLDISNKIDNNELSKSLCHGDYVNKNLIFPPDLDPWVIDFDKCKVDYSAKDLAYFMRRLLKRENTKWNVELALSILDVYNELCPLTHSDLRYLISYICFPQKYWRISRDYYRNIHKCNKSAFLTLIINATSKTNLQYDFALDIINQVQKKFNMTLL is encoded by the coding sequence ATGGGTACTGAAGTTTTATCTTTACAAGAATCTAATCTTTCCCCAGAAATTATAAAACAAAATGTTTTACCATACTATAATTTACAAAACTCTCAGATTTCAATAATCAAATTTAAAGATACTGATAAGCAAAGAGCAGTTTATAGGGTAAATTATAAAGAGAAAAATTACTGTCTAAAAAAAGTTTATTATAATTTAAATGACTTGCTATATGTATATTCAGCCATTGAGTGGCTATATAGAAATAATATTAGGGTCTCAAAACTTTTACCTACAATTGATAATAATAGATTTGTATCTTATCGAGATATGCTTTTTATCTTAACTCCTTGGATTGAGGGTGAGAAATGTAATTTCGATAATTTGGATCATGTTTTAATCTCTGTAAGAAAACTCTCTGAGATTCATTCAGTATCTCGTAAATTTAAACCTATTTTAGGAAGTTCAGCAAAAGAAGGATTTGAGGATTATTACATATCTACCTTAAAACATTTTGAAGATTTACTTAAAGCATCAAATGAATCGTTTAAATACAAAGATTCATTTTCAAGACAATTTATTTCAAGTTTTGATACAAATTTACGCCTTGCTAAACTCTCTCTAGACATATCAAATAAAATTGACAATAATGAATTAAGTAAATCTTTATGCCATGGTGACTATGTAAACAAAAATCTAATTTTTCCTCCTGATCTAGATCCTTGGGTGATAGATTTTGATAAGTGCAAAGTAGATTACAGTGCAAAAGATCTAGCATATTTTATGCGAAGATTACTTAAACGAGAAAACACAAAATGGAATGTTGAGTTAGCTCTATCTATATTAGATGTCTATAATGAATTGTGTCCTTTAACACACTCAGATTTACGTTACTTAATTTCTTATATTTGCTTTCCGCAAAAATACTGGAGGATATCAAGAGACTACTATAGGAATATTCACAAGTGCAATAAATCTGCTTTCTTAACTTTAATAATAAACGCGACATCAAAAACAAATCTTCAATATGATTTTGCGCTAGATATAATAAATCAAGTACAAAAAAAATTCAATATGACTTTACTTTAA
- a CDS encoding MBL fold metallo-hydrolase, which translates to MKIKWFGQSCFMITSQSGIKVLTDPYKKMLGYKLPEMEADIVSTSHNHSDHNNINIVKSSFIHINEPGNFLEHGIEIKGSQTFHDKTSGSKRGKNTIYNFKIDDINICHCGDLGHLLNSEQIEKIGNVDILLLPVGGLATLNAVDAVQVMKQLNPTIVIPMHYRTKALGIVGYVFGKVDKFISASELQVKEYEELELNKANIKGYSGIVVLKYD; encoded by the coding sequence ATGAAAATTAAATGGTTTGGTCAATCATGTTTTATGATAACATCTCAAAGTGGAATAAAAGTATTAACAGACCCATATAAGAAAATGCTTGGCTACAAATTGCCTGAAATGGAAGCTGATATAGTATCTACAAGTCATAATCATAGTGACCATAATAACATAAATATAGTCAAGAGTAGTTTTATACACATAAATGAACCCGGCAATTTCTTAGAGCATGGAATAGAAATAAAAGGTTCCCAAACATTTCATGATAAAACTTCTGGATCTAAGAGAGGGAAAAATACTATATATAATTTTAAGATTGATGATATAAATATTTGTCATTGTGGTGATCTTGGACATCTTCTAAATTCAGAGCAGATAGAGAAAATAGGAAATGTAGACATACTACTTCTTCCTGTTGGTGGCTTAGCCACACTTAATGCAGTAGATGCTGTTCAAGTAATGAAGCAGTTGAACCCAACAATTGTTATACCTATGCACTACAGGACAAAAGCATTAGGGATAGTGGGGTATGTCTTTGGTAAGGTTGATAAATTCATTTCAGCTTCAGAACTACAAGTAAAAGAATATGAGGAACTTGAATTAAACAAGGCAAATATTAAAGGTTATTCAGGGATTGTTGTGCTTAAGTATGATTAA
- a CDS encoding deoxyguanosinetriphosphate triphosphohydrolase yields the protein MNVREKIQNFESLTLIKEAAFSKNSIGRKIKEEDDDIRTCYMLDRDRIIQSKSFRRLKHKTQVYIKTFGDHYRTRLTHTLEVSQVARNIGAGIGLNENLIEAIALGHDLGHVAFAHNGEEVLNEYLEDGFRHNEQSVRVVTKLENNGQGLNLTEEVINGILNHSGLGSVKDIITLEGIVVKFSDKMAYLNHDIDDSIRAGLLSKEEIPREIVRVLGDTSNERLNVLIKDFIKKSNDNLNNGIKEIGLSPEISEAMTELRQFMFKNIYLGDTLKVERNKAKFVLNQLIKHFEENPHEMPDIYMSIAKNEGLKRGVADYVAGMSDDYCLSLFNKIFIPKFVID from the coding sequence ATGAATGTAAGAGAAAAAATTCAAAATTTTGAAAGCTTGACATTAATTAAGGAAGCTGCTTTTTCAAAAAATTCTATTGGCAGAAAAATTAAAGAAGAAGATGATGATATTAGAACTTGTTATATGCTTGATAGAGATAGAATTATTCAAAGCAAATCATTCAGGCGCCTCAAGCATAAAACACAAGTATATATAAAAACATTTGGAGATCATTATAGAACTAGATTAACTCATACATTAGAGGTATCTCAAGTTGCAAGAAATATTGGAGCCGGAATCGGATTAAATGAAAATTTAATTGAAGCTATAGCGTTAGGGCATGATCTTGGGCATGTTGCTTTTGCACACAATGGAGAAGAAGTGCTAAATGAATACTTAGAAGATGGATTCCGTCACAATGAACAAAGCGTTAGAGTTGTTACTAAACTTGAAAATAACGGGCAGGGACTTAATCTAACTGAAGAAGTAATTAATGGAATATTAAATCATAGTGGGCTTGGAAGCGTTAAAGATATAATTACATTAGAAGGAATAGTGGTGAAATTTAGCGATAAAATGGCGTACTTGAATCATGACATTGATGATTCTATAAGAGCAGGTTTATTAAGCAAAGAAGAGATTCCAAGAGAAATTGTTAGAGTATTGGGAGATACTTCAAACGAAAGGTTAAATGTCTTAATTAAAGATTTTATAAAAAAATCAAATGATAATCTCAACAATGGGATAAAGGAAATTGGATTAAGTCCAGAAATAAGTGAAGCAATGACTGAACTTAGACAATTTATGTTTAAAAATATATATTTAGGGGATACATTAAAGGTTGAAAGAAATAAGGCGAAATTTGTTTTGAATCAATTAATTAAACATTTTGAGGAAAATCCTCATGAGATGCCAGATATTTATATGAGCATAGCTAAAAACGAAGGCTTAAAACGAGGAGTTGCTGATTATGTGGCGGGAATGAGTGATGATTATTGCCTATCACTATTTAATAAAATATTTATCCCTAAGTTTGTAATAGATTAA
- a CDS encoding multidrug efflux MFS transporter produces the protein MEIWRKNLIVCWFGIFVAAIGMSQIAPVLPLYIQHLGVQDTATITKISGIAFGITFIISAIFSPIWGSAADKYGRKPMILRASLGMAITIGCMGFAPNVYILIGLRLLQGVITGYSTACTALIATQTDKEHAGYALGTLSTASIAGSLLGPTVGGFIDEILGLQSVFFITGALLLISFITTLIFVKESFVREEKKVLTIKEVWSTVPEKSLTITMFITFLILAIALYSVEPIVTIYVKQLSNNSSHIALLAGITFSASGLANIIAAPRLGKLSDKIGAHKVMLACLIGAVIIFIPQAFVQNTWQLMGLRFLLGLASAGLNPSVNIILKKITPSSLTGRVFGFNMSAGYLGVFGGSVLGGQIAGILGVQYVFFITSALLLINAIWVYFKVYKKLNSNE, from the coding sequence ATGGAAATATGGAGGAAAAATTTAATAGTATGTTGGTTTGGAATATTTGTGGCTGCTATAGGAATGAGTCAGATTGCCCCAGTATTACCACTTTACATACAGCATCTTGGGGTTCAAGATACAGCAACAATTACAAAGATTTCAGGAATTGCCTTTGGGATCACGTTTATAATTTCTGCTATTTTTTCACCAATTTGGGGAAGTGCAGCTGATAAATATGGAAGAAAACCAATGATACTTAGAGCAAGCCTTGGCATGGCAATAACTATAGGTTGCATGGGGTTTGCACCAAATGTGTATATACTTATAGGCTTAAGGTTGCTTCAAGGTGTAATTACTGGTTACAGTACAGCTTGCACTGCACTTATTGCAACTCAAACTGATAAGGAACATGCAGGATATGCGTTAGGTACACTATCAACAGCAAGTATCGCAGGTTCTTTACTAGGCCCAACAGTTGGTGGTTTTATAGATGAGATATTAGGATTACAAAGTGTATTTTTCATAACAGGAGCTTTACTTTTGATTTCATTTATTACAACGCTTATATTTGTAAAAGAATCTTTTGTTAGAGAAGAGAAAAAGGTACTTACTATTAAGGAAGTTTGGAGCACTGTTCCAGAAAAAAGCTTAACTATCACGATGTTTATAACATTTTTAATACTAGCCATAGCATTATATTCTGTAGAACCAATTGTAACTATATATGTTAAGCAGTTATCTAATAATAGTTCACATATCGCCCTTCTAGCGGGAATTACATTTTCAGCTTCTGGTCTTGCAAATATAATTGCTGCTCCAAGGCTTGGAAAACTTTCAGATAAGATAGGAGCTCATAAAGTAATGTTAGCATGTCTTATAGGTGCGGTGATTATTTTTATACCACAAGCTTTTGTACAAAATACTTGGCAGTTAATGGGACTTCGATTTCTATTAGGACTAGCATCTGCAGGGCTCAATCCATCTGTAAATATTATATTAAAAAAAATTACGCCGTCTTCTCTTACTGGCAGGGTATTTGGTTTCAATATGTCGGCAGGATATTTGGGGGTATTTGGAGGTTCGGTTTTAGGCGGGCAGATTGCAGGAATTTTAGGAGTTCAATACGTATTTTTTATCACAAGTGCATTGTTACTAATAAATGCGATTTGGGTTTATTTTAAGGTTTATAAAAAACTCAATTCTAATGAATAA
- a CDS encoding DUF4342 domain-containing protein, whose protein sequence is MENITLEKVDMIRERTGVSYEKAKEALEVCEGDVLEALIYIEKSQKLSDINDEFVTEEVNKAPISIEELKALIKQIIEKGNVTRIKVKKDDKELVDIPVNAGIAAGVVAIIIPPILAAGVIAAIATQITIEITMEDGSVEVVNTYVSEVASNVKNKAADFADKIKTKVNEMKNDIGKHSDDSKQKVYTGSDTVYTYTVNFDEEKENSEN, encoded by the coding sequence ATGGAAAATATAACATTAGAAAAAGTTGATATGATACGTGAAAGAACAGGAGTAAGCTATGAAAAGGCAAAGGAAGCTTTAGAAGTATGCGAAGGAGACGTATTAGAGGCCTTAATATACATTGAAAAGTCTCAAAAGTTATCAGATATTAATGATGAATTTGTTACTGAGGAAGTAAATAAGGCGCCTATCTCTATAGAAGAACTAAAGGCTTTGATTAAACAAATAATAGAAAAAGGAAATGTTACTAGAATAAAGGTTAAGAAAGATGATAAGGAACTTGTAGATATCCCAGTTAATGCAGGAATTGCAGCAGGAGTCGTAGCTATCATAATTCCACCAATACTTGCAGCAGGAGTTATAGCAGCAATAGCAACTCAAATTACAATAGAGATAACTATGGAAGATGGATCAGTGGAAGTTGTAAACACCTATGTTTCAGAAGTTGCAAGTAATGTTAAAAATAAGGCCGCTGATTTTGCTGATAAAATTAAGACTAAGGTTAATGAAATGAAGAATGATATAGGCAAACATAGCGATGATTCAAAACAAAAAGTATATACTGGTTCAGATACTGTATATACCTATACAGTTAATTTTGATGAAGAGAAAGAAAATTCAGAAAATTAA
- a CDS encoding isochorismatase family protein — MENLKLNENEFINAEKSALVLIDLQNGIAGRELSPHTSEEVLQNASKLVKAFSDKGAFIVLVRVSTIDGKDMVKPKTDLKATGMKYPEGWDNLVPEIAGTKNAHIVTKRQWGAFYGTDLDLQLRRRGIDTIILGGISTNIGVDTTAREAYQNGYNQIFVEDAMTAVTKEEHDYVCKYIFPRIGKLRSTKEIVSSLK, encoded by the coding sequence ATGGAAAATCTAAAATTAAATGAAAATGAATTTATTAATGCAGAAAAAAGTGCTCTTGTACTTATAGACTTACAAAATGGAATTGCAGGTAGAGAGCTTTCACCTCATACAAGTGAAGAGGTTCTTCAAAATGCAAGCAAGTTAGTTAAGGCGTTTAGTGATAAAGGAGCATTTATAGTTCTTGTAAGAGTATCTACTATAGACGGTAAAGATATGGTTAAACCAAAAACTGATTTAAAGGCTACTGGGATGAAATATCCAGAAGGATGGGATAACCTTGTACCTGAAATAGCAGGTACTAAGAATGCACATATTGTTACTAAGAGGCAATGGGGTGCATTCTATGGGACTGATTTAGACTTACAGCTAAGACGTAGGGGGATTGATACTATTATATTGGGTGGGATTTCTACTAACATTGGTGTGGATACCACAGCAAGAGAGGCTTATCAAAATGGATATAATCAAATTTTTGTAGAAGATGCAATGACAGCTGTAACGAAAGAAGAGCATGATTATGTTTGTAAGTATATCTTCCCTAGGATTGGAAAACTTAGGAGTACAAAAGAAATAGTTTCATCATTAAAATAG
- the ppdK gene encoding pyruvate, phosphate dikinase: MSNKYVYLFSEGNASMKNLLGGKGANLAEMTSLGIPVPDGFIVTTESCNKYYEDGRKISDEIIGQIYESLSKLEESTGKKFGDNTNPLLVSVRSGARVSMPGMMDTILNLGLNDIAVEAMAELTNNPRFAYDSYRRFIQMFSDVVMGIEKRLFENKIDELKEKKGVEFDTDLTADDLKELVSEFKEIYRKEKGEEFPSDPKAQLIEAITAVFRSWDNPRAIVYRRLNDIPGEWGTAVNVQQMVFGNKGETSGTGVAFSRNPANGDNAIYGEYLMNAQGEDVVAGIRTPLEIGKLKEQNPEIYAQFEGIVNTLENHYKDMQDMEFTIEEGKLYFLQTRNGKRTAQAALKIAVDLVEEGMLSKEEAILKVEPKQLDTLLHPAFYTEDLKKATPIAKGLPASPGAACGKIAFTADEAKDRAALGEDVVLVRLETSPEDIEGMIAAQGILTVRGGMTSHAAVVARGMGTCCVAGCGTIRVDEAKRTVEVNGKVYTSEDYISIDGTSGNVYGEKIKTVTPEISGHFATFMGWADEIRKLKVRANADSPRDAKQAVEFGAEGIGLCRTEHMFFAEDRIMAVRQMITSKDLEQRKVALDKILPMQKSDFIGIYEALEGKAVTIRLLDPPLHEFLPTVDADIKELAREMGITYEELKSTVSELHEFNPMMGHRGCRLAVSYPEIAEMQARAIIEAAIEVKTTKGYDIVPEIMIPLVGEIKELKYVKDVIVSTVKAVMEEKGVTLDYKVGTMIEIPRAALTADEIAKEAEFFSFGTNDLTQMTFGFSRDDAAKFLSAYYEKKIYEQDPFGKLDQTGVGSLIKIAVEKGKSTRSDIHLGICGEHGGDPSSIEFCHNIGLNYVSCSPFRVPLARLAAAQAQVKNPR; encoded by the coding sequence ATGTCAAATAAGTATGTATATCTTTTTAGTGAAGGAAATGCTTCAATGAAAAATCTACTTGGAGGAAAAGGCGCTAACTTAGCAGAAATGACTAGTCTAGGAATTCCAGTGCCAGATGGTTTTATTGTTACAACAGAATCTTGTAATAAATATTATGAAGATGGTAGAAAGATTTCTGATGAAATAATAGGTCAAATCTATGAAAGTTTATCAAAGCTTGAAGAATCTACAGGTAAGAAATTTGGAGATAATACAAATCCTTTACTAGTTTCAGTAAGATCTGGTGCAAGAGTTTCAATGCCAGGTATGATGGATACTATCTTAAACTTAGGATTAAATGATATAGCTGTGGAAGCAATGGCAGAATTGACCAATAATCCAAGATTTGCATATGATTCTTACAGAAGATTCATTCAAATGTTCTCTGATGTTGTTATGGGAATAGAAAAGAGATTATTTGAAAATAAAATTGATGAACTTAAGGAGAAGAAAGGTGTTGAATTTGATACAGATTTAACAGCAGATGACTTAAAGGAATTAGTTAGTGAATTCAAAGAAATTTACAGAAAAGAAAAGGGTGAGGAGTTCCCAAGTGATCCTAAAGCTCAATTAATAGAAGCAATTACAGCAGTATTTAGATCATGGGATAATCCAAGAGCTATAGTATATAGAAGATTAAATGACATCCCAGGAGAATGGGGTACAGCTGTAAATGTGCAGCAAATGGTATTTGGTAATAAGGGAGAAACATCAGGAACAGGAGTTGCATTTTCAAGAAACCCTGCAAATGGTGACAATGCTATATATGGTGAATATCTAATGAATGCACAAGGTGAAGATGTTGTTGCTGGTATTAGAACTCCACTTGAAATTGGAAAATTAAAAGAACAAAATCCAGAAATATATGCACAATTTGAAGGAATTGTTAATACACTTGAAAATCACTATAAAGATATGCAAGACATGGAGTTTACTATAGAAGAAGGTAAACTATACTTCTTACAAACTAGAAATGGTAAGAGAACAGCTCAAGCTGCTTTAAAAATTGCTGTTGATTTAGTAGAAGAAGGAATGCTAAGCAAGGAAGAAGCAATTTTAAAAGTTGAACCAAAACAATTAGATACATTATTACACCCTGCTTTTTATACTGAAGATTTAAAGAAAGCTACACCAATTGCAAAAGGATTACCTGCATCTCCTGGAGCTGCATGTGGTAAGATAGCATTTACTGCTGATGAAGCTAAAGATAGAGCAGCACTTGGAGAAGATGTTGTACTTGTAAGACTTGAAACTTCACCAGAAGATATAGAGGGAATGATAGCAGCACAAGGTATCCTTACAGTAAGAGGGGGAATGACTTCTCATGCTGCGGTTGTTGCAAGAGGAATGGGAACTTGTTGTGTAGCTGGATGTGGAACTATAAGAGTTGATGAAGCAAAGAGAACTGTAGAAGTTAACGGAAAAGTTTATACATCTGAAGATTACATTTCAATTGATGGTACTTCAGGAAATGTATATGGAGAAAAAATAAAAACAGTTACACCAGAAATTTCAGGACATTTTGCGACATTCATGGGATGGGCTGATGAAATAAGAAAATTAAAAGTTAGAGCTAATGCAGATAGTCCAAGAGATGCAAAACAAGCTGTTGAGTTTGGAGCAGAAGGCATAGGTCTTTGCAGAACAGAGCATATGTTCTTTGCAGAAGATAGAATTATGGCTGTAAGACAAATGATTACATCTAAAGATTTAGAACAAAGAAAAGTAGCTTTAGATAAGATATTGCCAATGCAAAAGTCAGATTTCATAGGAATTTATGAAGCATTAGAAGGAAAAGCAGTTACAATAAGATTATTAGATCCACCTCTACACGAATTCTTACCAACTGTGGATGCAGATATAAAAGAATTAGCTAGAGAAATGGGAATAACTTATGAAGAATTAAAATCTACTGTTTCAGAATTACATGAGTTTAATCCTATGATGGGTCATAGAGGATGCCGTCTTGCAGTTTCTTACCCTGAAATTGCTGAAATGCAAGCAAGAGCTATTATAGAGGCAGCAATAGAAGTTAAAACAACTAAAGGTTACGATATTGTACCTGAAATAATGATTCCATTAGTTGGAGAAATTAAAGAATTAAAATATGTTAAAGATGTAATTGTATCAACAGTTAAAGCTGTTATGGAAGAAAAAGGAGTAACTTTAGATTATAAGGTTGGAACTATGATTGAAATTCCAAGAGCAGCATTAACAGCTGATGAAATAGCAAAAGAAGCAGAATTCTTCTCATTTGGTACAAATGACTTAACTCAAATGACATTTGGATTCTCAAGAGATGATGCAGCTAAGTTCTTATCTGCTTATTATGAAAAGAAGATTTACGAACAAGATCCATTTGGTAAATTAGATCAAACAGGAGTTGGTTCTCTAATTAAAATAGCAGTAGAAAAAGGAAAATCTACTCGTTCAGATATCCATTTGGGAATTTGTGGAGAGCATGGTGGAGATCCTTCATCAATTGAATTCTGCCATAATATAGGACTTAACTATGTATCATGTTCACCATTTAGAGTTCCACTAGCAAGACTTGCAGCAGCACAAGCGCAAGTAAAAAATCCAAGATAA
- a CDS encoding TetR/AcrR family transcriptional regulator yields MQKRNLTREKIIQVSFSLADEIGLNQLTFQKIAEKLNIKSPSLYNHFTNMDSLKIEMTIYLLNELNQKLMQMLIGKSGDDAIKEYARVYKEFAFENTTAYRLFMSIPSTENLELFNLAKGTTRIIRQLLEFYIKDEILLVHKSRTLRSLLHGFVSLYSFGYFHNNEVTLDESFESMIDDFISSLSKK; encoded by the coding sequence ATGCAAAAAAGAAATTTAACTAGAGAAAAAATTATTCAGGTTTCTTTTTCTTTGGCAGATGAAATTGGTCTTAATCAACTTACCTTCCAAAAGATAGCTGAAAAATTGAATATAAAATCTCCTTCTTTATATAATCATTTTACTAATATGGATAGCCTTAAAATAGAAATGACAATATATCTTTTAAATGAATTGAATCAAAAATTAATGCAGATGTTAATTGGTAAGAGTGGTGATGATGCCATAAAAGAATATGCTAGGGTTTATAAAGAATTTGCTTTTGAAAATACAACCGCTTATAGACTTTTCATGAGTATTCCAAGTACTGAAAACTTAGAGTTATTTAATTTGGCAAAAGGAACTACTCGTATCATTCGTCAGCTTTTAGAATTTTACATTAAAGATGAAATTCTCTTGGTTCATAAGAGCCGAACCTTACGAAGTCTTCTACATGGTTTTGTGTCGTTATATTCATTTGGATATTTTCATAATAATGAAGTAACTTTAGATGAGAGCTTTGAATCTATGATAGATGACTTTATTTCATCACTTTCAAAAAAATAG